In Dioscorea cayenensis subsp. rotundata cultivar TDr96_F1 chromosome 9, TDr96_F1_v2_PseudoChromosome.rev07_lg8_w22 25.fasta, whole genome shotgun sequence, a genomic segment contains:
- the LOC120268654 gene encoding senescence-specific cysteine protease SAG12-like, giving the protein MFKYQNVNVTDLPESVDWRDKGAVTPIKRQGGFMLGFAALAAVEGAFKINTGRLVSLNGDVTLEDNYPYTETQGCCQERKARTPVAYISDYQHVPANKEALLKHVAHQTVSAVVFSEKVNFRQYRGGLFFEHHEDYPNHTVTIVRYGKYRNGI; this is encoded by the exons ATGTTCAAGTATCAGAATGTGAATGTCACTGATTTACCTGAGTCCGTGGATTGGAGGGACAAAGGAGCGGTCACTCCTATAAAGAGACAAGGCGG ATTCATGTTGGGCTTTGCTGCGTTAGCTGCTGTGGAGGGAGCCTTTAAGATCAACACAGGCCGCTTGGTTTCTCT GAATGGTGATGTGACATTAGAAGATAACTATCCCTACACAGAAACTCAGGGTTGCTGCCAGGAACGGAAAGCAAGAACACCCGTAGCATATATAAGTGATTATCAGCATGTGCCTGCAAATAAGGAGGCTTTGCTTAAACATGTAGCCCACCAAACAGTTTCAGCTGTTGTCTTTTCtgaaaaagtaaattttagGCAGTATAGAGGTGGTTTATTCTTTGAGCATCATGAAGATTATCCTAATCATACTGTTACTATAGTTCGGTACGGGAAATATCGTAATGGGATCTAA